From the genome of uncultured Cohaesibacter sp., one region includes:
- a CDS encoding amino acid ABC transporter permease yields MSEQSFSYVRKYMEEPRPAPLSSNGAGHWMKEKLFSSIPNTILTLIGIYLIYLIVPTLVNFAFVNAVWTGEDREACVGIDGACWAYVKDYFNLFVYGRYPPDEYWRVNIVYAVGALGLIPALIPDAPFKRENILFMLIVYPVMTFVLLTGGDLSFENYLVEYAIAFIVVVGLGALIAFATQSAVKPIVFTLGGIGIGMAIIFGIMSFDFGLEPVETDKWGGFLVTLVIAVTGIAASLPLGIALALGRRSKMPVIRLVSVIFIEFWRGVPLITVLFMSSVVLPLFLPEGVTFDKLLRALIGVALFSAAYMAEVVRGGLQAIPKGQYEGADALGLTFWQSTGLIIMPQALKLVIPGIVNTFIGLFKDTTLVLIIGLFDLLGQVQNSFSDSTWATPTQSHTAYLFTASVFWLFCFGMSRYSIFMENRLHTGHKR; encoded by the coding sequence ATGTCTGAACAATCATTCTCCTACGTCAGAAAGTATATGGAAGAGCCACGCCCGGCGCCGCTGAGCAGCAACGGGGCAGGGCACTGGATGAAGGAAAAGCTCTTTTCCTCGATCCCGAATACTATCCTGACCCTCATCGGTATTTACTTGATCTATTTGATCGTCCCGACCCTGGTCAACTTCGCGTTCGTCAATGCGGTCTGGACTGGTGAAGACCGTGAAGCCTGTGTGGGTATCGATGGTGCCTGCTGGGCCTATGTAAAGGACTATTTCAACCTGTTCGTCTATGGGCGTTACCCACCTGACGAATATTGGCGCGTGAACATCGTCTATGCCGTTGGCGCGCTGGGTCTCATCCCGGCACTCATCCCGGACGCACCGTTCAAGCGTGAAAACATCCTTTTCATGCTGATCGTCTACCCCGTAATGACATTCGTGTTGCTGACCGGTGGTGATCTGTCCTTCGAAAACTACCTCGTTGAATATGCAATCGCGTTCATCGTCGTGGTCGGGCTTGGGGCACTCATCGCCTTTGCAACACAGAGCGCAGTCAAACCCATAGTCTTCACTCTCGGAGGCATTGGCATTGGGATGGCGATCATTTTCGGCATCATGTCCTTCGACTTTGGCCTCGAACCAGTGGAGACGGATAAGTGGGGCGGCTTCCTCGTCACCCTTGTGATTGCCGTGACAGGTATCGCGGCATCCTTGCCGCTTGGCATCGCGCTTGCCCTGGGCCGCCGGTCGAAAATGCCGGTCATCCGCCTTGTTTCGGTGATCTTCATCGAATTCTGGCGTGGTGTTCCGCTGATCACCGTTCTGTTCATGTCCTCGGTCGTGCTGCCACTCTTCCTCCCTGAAGGCGTCACGTTCGACAAGTTGCTGCGCGCCTTGATCGGGGTGGCACTTTTCTCGGCTGCCTATATGGCCGAAGTGGTGCGTGGTGGTCTGCAGGCGATTCCGAAAGGTCAGTATGAAGGTGCGGATGCCCTTGGTCTGACCTTCTGGCAATCGACCGGCCTGATCATCATGCCTCAGGCCCTGAAGCTCGTCATCCCGGGCATCGTGAACACCTTTATCGGTCTGTTCAAGGATACGACCCTTGTCCTCATCATCGGTCTCTTCGACCTTCTGGGGCAGGTTCAAAACTCCTTCTCGGACTCCACGTGGGCCACACCGACCCAGAGCCATACCGCCTATCTCTTCACGGCGTCTGTCTTTTGGCTCTTCTGCTTCGGCATGTCCCGTTATTCAATATTTATGGAAAACCGGCTGCATACCGGTCACAAACGATAA
- the fliQ gene encoding flagellar biosynthesis protein FliQ, with protein MNEVDALDLVREALWTIIISSSPAVGAAMIVGITIALFQALTQVQEMTLTFIPKILAIFLALIASGTFVGAQIASFTELVYDKIEHGF; from the coding sequence ATGAATGAGGTAGACGCACTCGATTTGGTCCGCGAGGCTCTCTGGACGATCATCATCAGCTCCAGCCCTGCAGTTGGGGCAGCGATGATCGTCGGGATCACGATCGCCCTGTTTCAGGCACTCACGCAGGTGCAGGAAATGACGTTGACCTTCATCCCGAAGATCCTCGCAATCTTTTTGGCCCTGATCGCCAGCGGCACCTTCGTCGGTGCCCAGATCGCAAGCTTCACCGAGCTCGTCTATGACAAGATCGAACACGGCTTCTAA
- a CDS encoding cysteine synthase A encodes MDVRSSVVEAIGNTPLIRLNGVSKLTGCEILGKAEFLNPGQSVKDRAALYIIRNAVETGSLKPGGTIVEGTAGNTGIGLALLANALGYKCVIVIPETQSQEKKDMLRLAGARLVEVPAVPYRNPNNYVKVSARLAEQLARTEPNGAIWANQFDNVANRRAHAETTSEEIWKQTDGKVDGFICAVGTGGTLAGTALGLRAHNPNIKIGLADPEGAALYSYYTTGELSSEGSSITEGIGQGRITANLEGLHVDHAYRIADKDALPYVFDLLDKEGLCLGGSSAINVAGAVALARDLGPGHVIVTVLCDYGTRYQSKLYNPEFLRSKGLPVPEWMQTDIDIDVPFEAA; translated from the coding sequence ATGGACGTTCGGAGCAGTGTGGTTGAAGCGATCGGAAACACGCCCCTCATTCGCCTCAACGGGGTGAGCAAGCTCACCGGTTGTGAGATTCTGGGCAAGGCCGAATTCCTCAATCCAGGCCAGTCGGTCAAGGATCGTGCTGCTCTTTACATCATTCGCAATGCTGTTGAAACAGGCTCCCTGAAGCCCGGCGGCACCATTGTCGAAGGCACGGCCGGGAATACCGGCATTGGCCTTGCGCTGCTCGCCAATGCTTTAGGCTACAAGTGCGTGATCGTCATTCCCGAGACCCAGTCTCAGGAAAAGAAGGACATGCTGCGTCTGGCTGGTGCCCGGCTCGTCGAAGTGCCCGCCGTGCCCTATCGCAACCCGAACAATTACGTGAAGGTCTCGGCTCGTCTTGCCGAGCAGCTTGCCCGAACCGAGCCGAACGGAGCCATCTGGGCCAACCAGTTTGACAATGTCGCCAATCGTCGTGCGCATGCCGAAACGACATCGGAAGAAATCTGGAAGCAGACCGATGGCAAGGTTGACGGGTTTATCTGCGCCGTCGGCACGGGCGGCACGCTTGCAGGAACCGCCCTTGGTTTGCGCGCACACAATCCAAATATCAAGATCGGTCTCGCCGACCCGGAAGGGGCTGCTCTTTACAGCTACTACACGACGGGCGAACTCAGCTCCGAGGGTAGCTCCATCACCGAAGGGATCGGTCAGGGGCGCATCACGGCCAATCTCGAAGGACTGCATGTGGATCATGCCTACCGCATTGCGGACAAGGATGCCCTGCCCTATGTGTTCGATCTTCTCGACAAGGAAGGCCTCTGCCTTGGTGGTTCATCGGCGATCAACGTGGCTGGTGCCGTTGCGCTCGCACGGGATCTCGGTCCCGGACATGTGATTGTGACTGTGCTTTGTGACTATGGCACGCGCTATCAGTCCAAGCTCTACAATCCAGAATTCCTTCGCTCCAAGGGTTTGCCAGTGCCGGAATGGATGCAGACGGATATTGATATCGACGTTCCTTTTGAGGCTGCTTGA
- a CDS encoding amino acid ABC transporter ATP-binding protein, translated as MSENTVDSTERQADRTKMSVSETDVAVEIEKMNKWYGDFHVLRDINLKVMRGERIVIAGPSGSGKSTMIRCINRLEEHQEGKIIVDGIELTNDLKKIDEIRREVGMVFQHFNLFPHLTILENLTLAPIWVRKMPKKEAEEIAMHYLERVKIPEQALKYPGQLSGGQQQRVAIARSLCMNPRIMLFDEPTSALDPEMIKEVLDVMVGLAEEGMTMLCVTHEMGFARQVANRVIFMDAGQIVEQNEPEEFFTNPQHERTKLFLSQILH; from the coding sequence ATGTCAGAAAACACTGTAGACTCCACCGAGCGCCAGGCCGACCGGACCAAAATGTCGGTTTCCGAAACCGATGTTGCTGTTGAAATCGAAAAGATGAACAAGTGGTACGGCGACTTCCACGTCCTGCGTGACATCAACCTCAAGGTCATGCGCGGCGAGCGCATCGTCATCGCCGGCCCTTCAGGCTCCGGCAAATCCACCATGATCCGCTGCATCAACCGCCTGGAAGAACATCAGGAAGGCAAGATCATCGTCGACGGCATCGAACTGACCAACGACCTCAAGAAGATCGACGAGATCCGTCGTGAAGTCGGCATGGTGTTCCAGCACTTCAACCTCTTCCCCCATCTGACGATCCTCGAGAACCTGACACTGGCTCCGATCTGGGTTCGCAAGATGCCGAAGAAAGAGGCTGAAGAGATCGCAATGCACTATCTGGAACGCGTCAAGATCCCCGAGCAGGCCCTGAAATATCCCGGCCAGCTGTCCGGTGGTCAGCAGCAGCGCGTTGCCATTGCACGTTCACTTTGCATGAACCCGCGCATCATGTTGTTCGATGAGCCAACCTCGGCCCTCGACCCAGAAATGATCAAGGAAGTGCTCGACGTTATGGTTGGTCTCGCCGAAGAAGGCATGACCATGCTCTGCGTCACCCACGAAATGGGCTTTGCCCGTCAGGTTGCCAACCGTGTGATCTTCATGGATGCCGGTCAGATTGTCGAGCAGAATGAACCTGAGGAATTCTTCACCAATCCGCAGCACGAGCGGACCAAGCTGTTCCTCAGCCAGATCCTGCACTAG
- the flbT gene encoding flagellar biosynthesis repressor FlbT produces the protein MKPMRLTFKSGERLYINGAVFRFPQRTTIELLNNAEFLLESQIMQMDETTTPMRQLYYIAQMILTSPTNAKDAQTTFMHFARSLTQSINHYSLCAGLQEVVDMVNSGKTYDAMKKIRELYPLEDSILKGSDLEWSDKPKAESKPSAAPFPMAGGF, from the coding sequence ATGAAACCCATGCGACTGACTTTCAAATCCGGTGAACGTCTTTACATCAATGGTGCTGTCTTCCGTTTCCCACAGCGGACGACGATCGAGTTGCTCAACAATGCCGAGTTTCTTCTCGAGAGCCAGATCATGCAGATGGACGAGACGACGACGCCTATGCGTCAGCTCTATTACATCGCGCAGATGATCCTGACGTCGCCCACCAACGCCAAGGATGCTCAGACCACCTTCATGCATTTCGCGCGCAGCCTCACCCAGTCGATCAATCACTACAGCCTGTGCGCCGGGCTTCAGGAGGTTGTCGACATGGTAAACAGCGGCAAGACCTACGATGCAATGAAGAAGATCCGCGAACTCTATCCGCTGGAAGACAGCATTCTGAAGGGCAGCGACCTCGAGTGGTCTGACAAGCCAAAAGCCGAAAGCAAGCCATCTGCTGCCCCCTTCCCCATGGCAGGCGGGTTCTAA
- a CDS encoding carboxymuconolactone decarboxylase family protein → MSTDFKQLMADVSKQVGNLRKDIPDTMGGFSAMAAGADKPGALDSKTKEFVALGIAIGQRCEPCIAFHTRSLIKLGCTKEEFEECLGTAIYMGGGPSLMYAAKAMDCWEQLSA, encoded by the coding sequence ATGTCGACCGATTTCAAACAGTTGATGGCTGATGTCTCCAAACAGGTAGGCAACCTTCGCAAAGACATTCCGGACACTATGGGCGGCTTTTCTGCTATGGCTGCTGGTGCTGACAAACCCGGTGCACTCGATTCCAAAACCAAGGAATTCGTTGCTCTGGGTATCGCAATCGGCCAGCGCTGCGAACCATGCATCGCCTTCCACACCCGGTCCTTGATCAAGCTGGGCTGCACCAAGGAAGAATTCGAAGAATGCCTTGGCACCGCTATTTATATGGGTGGCGGGCCGTCCCTGATGTATGCAGCCAAGGCAATGGATTGCTGGGAACAGCTTTCAGCCTGA
- the flgD gene encoding flagellar hook assembly protein FlgD, whose product MSVSSVSNATAAVSQSASTSTSEAMSMDYDSFLQLLVTQMKNQDPTEPTDMAEQMSQLASFSNVEQNIQTNTKLDSVLSQLYVNQSTSLVGKTITTADDITGVVKSVGIYTDGVVATLEDGSNVLVGPGVTIS is encoded by the coding sequence ATGAGTGTTTCGTCTGTTTCCAATGCCACCGCCGCGGTCAGCCAGTCCGCCTCAACCAGTACCTCAGAAGCCATGAGCATGGATTATGACTCCTTCCTGCAGCTTCTGGTCACCCAGATGAAGAACCAGGATCCGACAGAGCCGACCGACATGGCTGAGCAGATGTCGCAGCTGGCCTCCTTCTCCAACGTTGAACAGAATATCCAGACCAATACCAAGCTCGATTCGGTTCTGTCGCAGCTGTATGTAAACCAGTCGACGTCGCTCGTCGGCAAGACGATCACCACCGCTGACGATATCACGGGCGTGGTAAAGTCTGTTGGTATCTACACTGACGGCGTGGTTGCAACGCTTGAAGACGGCTCCAACGTTCTTGTCGGTCCGGGGGTCACCATTTCGTAA
- a CDS encoding amino acid ABC transporter permease: protein MAANTHEAADTAPSKGSIFNDPMVRGIVYQVALIGALVYLVWNIIQNAAHNLEKQNIASGLGFMDNTAGFLPNQSLIDLTATSTYAEALLAGLLNTLLIAVIGIFFATIVGFVVGIARLSNNWVISKLATVYIEIIRNIPLLLQIFFWYFAVLRALPNPRNSWDLGADFFLNNRGLYMAKPVFGEGSGLILIALIVAVVGIIGLAYWAKQRQMETGQRFPVFWTSIGLIIGLPLIAYFIAGMPVTFDTPGLKGFNFSGGMKVIPEFVGLLLALTIYTGAFIAEIVRAGILAVSHGQTEAAHALGLRQGPTLRLVIIPQAMRVIIPPLTSQYLNLTKNSSLAVAIAYPDIVSVGGTVLNQTGQAVEIIGIWMIVYLSISLVTSMLMNWYNRSIALVER, encoded by the coding sequence ATGGCTGCAAACACTCATGAGGCCGCCGACACGGCGCCTTCCAAGGGATCTATATTCAATGATCCCATGGTGAGGGGGATAGTTTATCAGGTCGCGCTGATTGGCGCGCTGGTCTATCTCGTCTGGAACATCATACAAAACGCTGCCCACAACCTGGAAAAGCAGAATATCGCATCCGGTCTGGGCTTCATGGACAATACGGCAGGTTTCCTCCCGAACCAGTCGCTGATTGACCTGACAGCAACATCAACCTATGCCGAAGCGCTGCTTGCAGGGCTTCTCAACACACTTCTTATTGCTGTAATCGGCATTTTCTTTGCCACGATCGTCGGCTTCGTCGTCGGGATTGCCCGCTTGTCCAACAACTGGGTGATCTCCAAACTTGCCACGGTGTATATTGAAATCATTCGCAACATCCCACTGCTGCTGCAGATTTTCTTTTGGTATTTTGCCGTTCTTCGTGCACTTCCAAACCCGCGCAATTCCTGGGATCTGGGAGCAGACTTCTTCCTCAACAACCGCGGCCTCTACATGGCCAAACCGGTGTTCGGAGAAGGCTCCGGTCTTATCCTGATCGCTCTGATTGTCGCTGTCGTCGGAATCATCGGTCTGGCTTACTGGGCCAAACAGCGTCAGATGGAAACAGGACAGCGGTTCCCGGTCTTCTGGACGAGCATTGGCCTGATCATCGGGCTTCCGTTGATCGCCTATTTCATTGCCGGTATGCCTGTCACTTTTGACACGCCGGGCCTGAAGGGCTTCAACTTCTCTGGCGGCATGAAGGTCATTCCGGAATTTGTCGGGCTCTTGTTGGCTCTCACGATCTACACCGGCGCCTTCATCGCCGAGATCGTCAGGGCAGGGATCCTCGCCGTCAGTCACGGACAGACTGAAGCCGCCCATGCACTGGGACTGAGACAGGGGCCGACCTTGCGCCTCGTCATCATTCCGCAGGCCATGCGCGTCATCATTCCGCCGCTGACGTCCCAGTATCTCAACCTGACCAAGAACTCGTCTCTGGCGGTTGCGATTGCCTACCCGGACATCGTTTCGGTCGGCGGTACGGTGCTGAACCAGACCGGGCAGGCGGTGGAAATTATCGGTATCTGGATGATTGTCTACCTGTCCATTTCCCTCGTCACATCCATGTTGATGAACTGGTACAACCGGTCCATCGCGCTGGTCGAGCGGTAG
- a CDS encoding response regulator, producing the protein MLAVDSYEDKVVHKLLRILVADDSSTVRDVVRRGINGLRDKAYFELEIVSDGEKALNVLRDSRVDLAFIDINMPGLSGPELVAAMRETQSDQCLTIAMSTGLDGTSETVFRENHAYHFMQKPFGSADISDIFETFLVLTQKYSILIVDDSATMRRLARRVVEKSRFSFEVFEAGGVDEAIRTMIDVRPQIVLTDFHMPGNDGLQLAGAIRSVSDDIAIYMMSTNETSYLERSAAFIGVDGFLKKPFAPEDIDAVMHKYLKLDAPKFGKTRKMFSFLAR; encoded by the coding sequence ATGCTTGCAGTAGATAGTTATGAAGACAAAGTGGTTCACAAGCTTCTTCGGATCCTTGTCGCCGATGATAGTTCCACAGTTCGGGATGTCGTGCGTAGGGGCATCAACGGTCTTCGCGACAAAGCCTATTTCGAGCTTGAAATAGTCTCTGATGGCGAGAAGGCTCTAAATGTCTTGCGTGACTCTCGGGTCGACCTCGCCTTTATCGACATCAACATGCCGGGGCTGTCCGGACCAGAACTTGTAGCTGCAATGCGGGAAACACAGTCCGACCAATGCCTGACAATCGCTATGTCGACCGGGCTGGACGGGACATCAGAGACGGTCTTTCGGGAAAACCACGCTTATCACTTCATGCAGAAGCCATTCGGCAGTGCAGACATTTCAGATATATTCGAGACATTTCTGGTCCTGACACAGAAATACTCCATTTTGATCGTCGATGATTCTGCCACCATGCGCCGTTTGGCCCGCAGGGTGGTCGAAAAATCACGCTTTTCTTTTGAAGTTTTTGAGGCTGGTGGAGTTGACGAAGCAATCAGAACAATGATCGACGTAAGACCCCAGATCGTTCTGACAGACTTCCATATGCCAGGCAACGATGGACTGCAGCTCGCAGGAGCCATCCGCAGCGTGTCAGACGACATCGCGATCTATATGATGTCGACAAACGAGACGAGCTACCTCGAGCGCTCGGCCGCCTTTATAGGCGTCGATGGATTTCTCAAGAAACCATTTGCACCCGAAGACATCGATGCAGTCATGCACAAATACCTCAAGCTAGATGCACCGAAATTTGGCAAGACACGCAAGATGTTCAGCTTTCTTGCCCGCTGA
- the sseA gene encoding 3-mercaptopyruvate sulfurtransferase, producing the protein MSERSKWLVDTEWLEAHLDSPDVIVVDGTWYMPNENRDAEAEYHAEHIPGAIYFDMDAIADLTSDLPHMLPTSEEFADGVQKLGISNGQRIIIYDRMGLRSSPRIWWTFRTMGVSDVFILDGGLPKWIAEGRPLTDNPTPKKQGSFVARLDHSAVCDHADMLRAIHDDGIEVVDARSNGRWRGIDPEPRPNLASGRMPGSKNVPFTDLLDENARLKDVDALRQRFVDAGVDLSKKIITTCGSGATAAVLTLVLDTIGHHNLGLYDGSWTEWASREDSPVERD; encoded by the coding sequence ATGAGTGAGCGAAGCAAGTGGCTGGTTGATACGGAATGGCTCGAGGCTCACCTGGATAGCCCTGATGTGATCGTTGTGGATGGCACCTGGTACATGCCCAACGAAAATCGCGATGCGGAGGCGGAGTATCATGCCGAGCATATTCCCGGCGCGATCTATTTCGATATGGATGCCATTGCAGACCTGACATCAGACTTGCCGCACATGTTGCCGACTTCAGAGGAATTTGCAGACGGGGTGCAGAAGCTTGGCATCAGCAATGGCCAGAGGATCATCATCTATGATCGCATGGGACTGCGCTCCTCGCCGCGGATCTGGTGGACCTTCCGCACCATGGGTGTCTCTGACGTGTTCATTCTAGATGGCGGCTTACCCAAATGGATTGCCGAGGGTCGCCCGTTGACGGACAACCCGACTCCCAAGAAGCAGGGAAGTTTTGTAGCGCGCCTTGATCATAGCGCTGTATGTGACCATGCTGACATGCTTCGCGCCATTCATGATGATGGTATCGAGGTCGTTGATGCACGTTCCAATGGCCGCTGGCGCGGAATTGATCCGGAACCACGCCCCAATCTTGCATCAGGACGCATGCCGGGGTCGAAGAATGTACCCTTCACGGATCTGCTCGATGAAAATGCCCGCCTGAAGGATGTCGATGCGTTGCGACAGCGCTTTGTCGATGCGGGAGTCGACCTTTCGAAAAAAATCATCACCACCTGCGGGTCCGGCGCGACTGCTGCGGTGCTGACTTTGGTGCTTGATACCATCGGGCATCACAATTTGGGGCTTTATGATGGCTCGTGGACCGAATGGGCGAGCCGAGAAGACAGCCCCGTCGAGCGCGATTGA
- a CDS encoding outer membrane beta-barrel protein: MKRVIVSSAVALMTATGAAMAADLPSDVYTAPPAPAEVMTGNPWEGAYVGASAGWIWSETDTNGGSVSVDGDGVSLGGYAGYNLTQGNVVFGPELLVNYNGIDDTSSTTRFESTWDAELRARAGYDLGGVLPYAALGVGLQDGDMKNRATGVNDDQIHTFLGLTGGIETMIAENVSLRAEAGYRWTSDETYKIGGASTTTDLDGAVAKVGVAYHF; this comes from the coding sequence ATGAAAAGAGTAATCGTATCAAGTGCCGTAGCGCTGATGACTGCAACCGGTGCCGCAATGGCTGCCGATCTCCCATCTGACGTCTACACAGCTCCTCCGGCACCGGCTGAAGTCATGACTGGCAATCCGTGGGAAGGCGCCTACGTTGGTGCGTCCGCTGGTTGGATCTGGAGCGAAACCGACACCAATGGTGGTTCTGTTTCCGTCGATGGTGATGGCGTGTCTCTTGGCGGTTATGCGGGTTACAACCTGACCCAGGGCAACGTCGTCTTCGGTCCAGAACTTCTGGTCAACTACAACGGGATTGACGATACCAGCTCGACCACCCGTTTTGAAAGCACCTGGGATGCTGAACTGCGCGCTCGCGCCGGTTACGATCTGGGCGGCGTACTGCCCTATGCGGCTCTCGGCGTCGGTCTTCAGGACGGCGATATGAAAAACCGTGCTACCGGCGTCAATGACGACCAGATCCATACCTTCCTTGGTCTGACCGGTGGTATCGAAACCATGATCGCAGAAAATGTTTCTCTGCGTGCTGAAGCCGGCTATCGCTGGACCAGTGATGAAACTTACAAGATCGGCGGTGCCAGCACCACGACCGACCTTGATGGCGCAGTTGCCAAAGTTGGCGTTGCCTATCATTTCTAA
- a CDS encoding EAL domain-containing protein, with amino-acid sequence MVFGAAILVWMIAAGFDVFEFVHSLTHDFEVYELDELVLLIFLIGNAGYYYAYRSEAKKNREILLRASAEDELDWLSKHDSLTGLPNRRFLQELLNEKAESDPSSIGTGLGVLSIDLDGFKKANDLLGHSGGDAVLMEVSERLKSYDGIDVAVRQGGDEFLALVDRAKGRDPMDVAEEVRAILCEPVTCDGVTHIIGASIGISYYPEDNSDLAKVVQYADLAMYEIKRLKDQSVVRFEPYMDEASHERAKMETDLLTAMNAGEIRPHYQPLVNLETNAIYGFEALARWTRPGYGPVSPEAFVRVAEDMGVITKLSDDLLRMACLDAKAWPDELILSFNLSPVQLTDPLLGLRITKILDSVDFPPRRLEVEITESALVQDFDRAADILAQLRSIGVKLSLDDFGTGYSNLSQLSKLDFDRLKVDQSFIRNFQSEPKQMAIVKTVLSLGNSLGLYTTAEGIENQEQLKVLQELGCGCGQGYLLGRPVDAAATLEMISGMGHGDLVSVQKLAG; translated from the coding sequence ATGGTCTTCGGAGCGGCGATCCTTGTCTGGATGATTGCCGCAGGGTTTGATGTGTTCGAGTTTGTACACAGCCTCACTCATGATTTCGAAGTCTATGAGCTTGATGAGCTTGTTCTGCTGATCTTTTTGATTGGCAACGCCGGCTACTACTACGCCTATCGCTCCGAAGCGAAAAAGAACCGTGAGATTCTTCTTCGGGCCAGTGCTGAAGATGAGCTCGATTGGCTATCAAAGCATGACAGTCTGACCGGGCTCCCCAACCGTCGTTTCTTGCAGGAATTGCTCAACGAAAAGGCAGAATCCGACCCGTCATCCATCGGAACTGGCTTAGGCGTGTTGTCAATTGATCTTGATGGATTCAAGAAAGCCAATGACCTTTTGGGACATTCCGGTGGTGATGCCGTACTGATGGAGGTCTCCGAACGGCTGAAATCCTATGATGGCATCGATGTTGCGGTCCGTCAGGGTGGCGACGAGTTTCTGGCACTGGTCGATCGCGCGAAGGGGCGCGATCCCATGGACGTTGCCGAAGAGGTTCGAGCAATTTTATGCGAACCCGTTACGTGCGATGGTGTCACTCATATTATCGGCGCAAGTATCGGCATCTCCTATTACCCGGAAGACAATTCCGATCTGGCAAAAGTCGTGCAATATGCCGACCTAGCCATGTATGAGATCAAGAGACTGAAGGATCAATCAGTTGTTCGGTTTGAACCCTATATGGATGAAGCCAGTCACGAACGCGCAAAAATGGAGACAGATCTTCTCACCGCTATGAATGCCGGTGAAATCCGTCCGCACTATCAGCCTCTGGTCAATCTGGAAACCAACGCGATCTATGGCTTTGAAGCGCTGGCTCGCTGGACCCGTCCCGGGTATGGCCCCGTCTCGCCTGAAGCCTTCGTGCGCGTCGCGGAAGACATGGGTGTCATCACCAAGCTGTCTGATGATCTGTTGCGAATGGCCTGTCTTGACGCCAAGGCGTGGCCGGATGAACTCATCCTGTCATTCAACCTTTCGCCAGTCCAACTTACAGATCCATTGCTCGGATTGCGGATTACCAAGATCCTGGATTCTGTTGATTTTCCGCCACGACGCCTGGAAGTGGAAATCACTGAAAGTGCCTTGGTGCAGGACTTTGACCGGGCGGCTGATATTCTGGCGCAATTGCGCAGCATCGGGGTGAAACTCTCGCTCGATGACTTCGGAACAGGCTATTCCAACCTTTCCCAATTGTCCAAGCTCGATTTCGATCGGCTGAAAGTCGATCAGAGTTTCATTCGCAATTTCCAGTCTGAACCCAAGCAGATGGCCATCGTCAAGACTGTGCTCTCGCTCGGCAACTCCCTTGGCCTTTACACGACCGCAGAGGGGATTGAAAATCAGGAGCAGCTGAAAGTTCTGCAGGAACTGGGTTGCGGTTGTGGTCAGGGCTATTTGTTGGGGCGTCCCGTCGATGCAGCAGCGACGCTGGAGATGATTTCCGGCATGGGTCACGGCGATCTGGTCTCGGTTCAGAAATTGGCTGGTTGA